In the Thermodesulfovibrio yellowstonii DSM 11347 genome, one interval contains:
- a CDS encoding alginate export family protein codes for MKQLFRFLLFFGFFISFFSVSFATENEPGASVRLRQEIWDNVVSLGTARDAQPDRNFFRLRIQLWDNVKFNDNLSAYARIATEPKYYDGPYELPLDNRTNFKNLDQDEVLIDNLYIDIKKPFDIPINFRIGRQDFLGKDMYGEGFLILDGTPGDGSRTFYFNALKATVLIAEGQSVDIVYVSDPKTDQYLSSLHPAYYDSGTAGRTYIEHKKRLTASNERGFWVYGRNKIFEWLNIEPYYIYKKEEEYIEIDEKYINTFGIRTVFKVNDFTLRGEIARQIGKYDDGGKKIRGVGGYAFAGYGFKNSPLTPNVEVGYVYLSGDKTVSNDKDEGFNPLFSRAPQWNELLIYTLIPETSGKGGPIPGYWTNMKALVANLKIYPFKNADIKLSYQHLWADEQIQSSSINSTYQNMFSYNGKNRGDLWAVIGNYKFNKNLDGMLQIEYFEPGDFYKDAKNATFIRWQLQYKL; via the coding sequence ATGAAGCAACTCTTCAGGTTTCTATTATTTTTCGGCTTTTTTATTAGTTTTTTTTCTGTTTCCTTTGCTACTGAGAATGAACCAGGTGCTTCTGTAAGACTAAGGCAGGAAATCTGGGATAATGTAGTCTCTCTCGGAACAGCTCGTGATGCTCAACCTGACAGAAACTTTTTTAGACTAAGAATTCAGCTATGGGACAATGTAAAGTTTAATGATAATTTAAGTGCCTATGCAAGAATAGCGACTGAGCCAAAATATTATGATGGTCCTTATGAATTACCCCTTGACAATAGAACAAATTTTAAAAATCTTGACCAGGATGAGGTGCTGATTGATAATTTATATATTGATATTAAAAAACCTTTTGATATACCAATAAATTTCCGCATAGGTAGGCAGGATTTTCTTGGTAAAGACATGTATGGAGAAGGATTTCTAATTCTTGATGGTACGCCAGGTGATGGTTCAAGAACCTTTTATTTTAATGCATTAAAGGCTACGGTTTTGATTGCTGAGGGACAATCTGTTGATATTGTGTATGTCTCAGACCCTAAAACAGACCAATATCTGTCAAGCCTTCATCCAGCATATTACGATAGTGGCACTGCAGGTCGTACATATATAGAGCATAAAAAAAGGCTTACTGCTTCAAATGAGAGGGGATTCTGGGTCTATGGAAGGAATAAAATATTTGAATGGTTGAATATAGAACCTTACTACATCTATAAAAAAGAAGAGGAGTATATTGAAATTGATGAAAAATATATCAATACCTTCGGTATAAGAACAGTTTTCAAAGTAAATGACTTTACGCTAAGAGGCGAAATAGCCCGACAGATAGGAAAATATGATGATGGTGGAAAGAAAATAAGAGGAGTTGGAGGATATGCTTTTGCAGGTTATGGTTTTAAAAACTCGCCACTTACACCAAACGTAGAAGTAGGTTATGTATATCTATCGGGCGATAAAACAGTTTCTAACGATAAGGATGAAGGATTTAATCCTTTATTTTCAAGAGCACCGCAGTGGAATGAGCTTTTGATCTATACCTTAATTCCTGAAACTTCAGGTAAAGGTGGTCCAATTCCTGGGTACTGGACAAACATGAAAGCATTGGTAGCAAATTTAAAAATTTATCCATTTAAGAATGCTGATATAAAATTGTCTTATCAGCATTTATGGGCTGATGAGCAAATTCAAAGCAGTAGCATAAATTCAACGTATCAAAATATGTTTTCATATAATGGCAAAAACAGAGGTGACCTCTGGGCAGTTATAGGAAACTATAAATTCAATAAAAATCTTGATGGAATGCTTCAGATTGAGTATTTTGAACCCGGTGATTTTTATAAAGATGCTAAAAATGCCACTTTCATAAGATGGCAGCTTCAGTATAAACTATAA
- the ilvD gene encoding dihydroxy-acid dehydratase has translation MRSDSIKKGLERTPHRALLFATGIPKSEMNKPFIGVATSFTDIIPGHISMKELERFIEKGIHTGGGYPFFFGIPGICDGIAMGHKGMKYSLPSRELIADIIECIVEAHQFDGIVLLTNCDKITPGMLMAAARLDIPAIVLTAGPMLAGYYKGQRRNLTSDTFEAIGKFKKGVLTEKDLEALELCACPGAGSCQGMYTANTMACVTEALGMSLPGTAATPAVMSEKRRLAFETGVKIVELVRKKINARQILTKEAFYNAIAVDMALGGSTNTVLHIKAIANEAGINLPLEVFDEISRKTPHLVNIIPSGEHYMEDLYKAGGIPAVLKRLKDKIYSNPTVSGIDIKEIAQKAEIYDENVIRSIKKAYHKEGGVAILKGNLAPDGAVVKQTAVSSKMLKFEGIARCFDSEENAMKAILDGKIKEGDVIIIRYEGPSGGPGMREMLSPTSAITGMGLNESVALITDGRFSGGTRGPCIGHVSPEAARGGPIAIVKDGDKILIDIPKRKIEILISESEIKKRLKNWKPPKQKIEKGYLLRYARNVSSADKGAILE, from the coding sequence GTGAGAAGCGACAGCATTAAAAAAGGTCTTGAAAGAACTCCTCACAGGGCTCTTCTTTTCGCAACAGGAATTCCAAAATCCGAAATGAATAAACCATTCATAGGGGTGGCTACGAGTTTTACAGATATAATACCCGGACATATTTCAATGAAAGAACTTGAGAGATTTATAGAAAAAGGAATCCATACCGGAGGAGGCTATCCATTTTTCTTTGGTATTCCCGGTATTTGTGATGGAATAGCAATGGGACATAAAGGAATGAAGTATTCTTTGCCATCAAGAGAATTGATCGCAGATATAATTGAATGCATTGTTGAGGCACATCAATTTGATGGAATTGTTCTTCTTACGAACTGTGATAAAATTACTCCCGGAATGCTTATGGCTGCAGCAAGGCTTGATATCCCTGCAATTGTACTTACAGCAGGTCCGATGCTCGCAGGTTACTATAAGGGGCAGAGAAGAAATCTTACTTCTGATACCTTTGAGGCTATTGGAAAATTCAAAAAAGGAGTTTTAACAGAAAAAGACCTTGAAGCACTTGAACTTTGTGCCTGTCCTGGAGCAGGCTCCTGTCAGGGAATGTATACTGCAAATACAATGGCATGTGTTACTGAAGCTCTTGGTATGAGTTTGCCAGGAACTGCTGCAACTCCTGCTGTTATGTCTGAAAAAAGAAGACTTGCCTTTGAAACAGGAGTAAAGATTGTTGAACTTGTTAGAAAAAAAATCAATGCACGTCAGATACTTACAAAAGAAGCTTTTTATAATGCTATCGCAGTTGATATGGCACTTGGTGGCTCTACAAATACCGTGCTTCACATAAAGGCAATTGCCAATGAAGCAGGCATAAATCTTCCACTTGAAGTATTTGATGAAATAAGCAGAAAAACGCCACATCTTGTGAATATAATTCCTTCAGGTGAACACTACATGGAAGACCTTTATAAAGCTGGAGGAATCCCAGCGGTTCTTAAAAGACTTAAAGATAAAATTTATTCAAATCCGACAGTTTCAGGTATTGATATAAAAGAAATTGCTCAAAAAGCAGAAATTTACGATGAAAATGTAATTCGTTCAATCAAAAAAGCTTATCACAAAGAAGGAGGAGTTGCTATCCTTAAAGGAAATCTTGCACCAGATGGAGCTGTTGTAAAGCAAACTGCTGTTTCTTCAAAAATGCTTAAATTTGAAGGAATTGCCAGATGCTTTGATTCTGAAGAAAATGCTATGAAAGCAATTCTTGATGGAAAAATTAAAGAAGGTGATGTAATCATAATAAGATATGAAGGACCTTCTGGCGGTCCTGGCATGAGAGAAATGCTTTCTCCAACAAGCGCAATCACAGGAATGGGACTTAATGAATCCGTTGCCTTGATTACAGATGGAAGATTTTCAGGTGGTACCAGAGGACCATGCATTGGACATGTATCACCAGAAGCAGCTCGTGGTGGTCCGATTGCTATTGTTAAAGATGGTGATAAAATTCTTATTGATATACCAAAAAGGAAAATTGAAATTCTTATTTCAGAAAGCGAAATTAAAAAGAGGCTTAAAAACTGGAAACCTCCAAAACAAAAAATAGAAAAAGGATATCTTCTGAGATATGCCCGTAATGTTAGTTCAGCTGACAAAGGTGCAATACTTGAATAA
- a CDS encoding TIGR02757 family protein — translation MDKIIDKLERLYNSFDFQSTVERDPIRFPKRYKNPLDIEIAGIIASFFAYGNIKSFCNFLEGLFNIMGQHPSEFILNFNPSSLMKKLEIKYRFSSVYDVVAFLFILKKLIQQSPIKSLEYYFQSDSHIQKISNFVQSAFKVNLKPIYGKNIKTKGLLHFFPDPLKGSPCKRINLFLRWMVRKRDIDFALWNTIKPSELIIPLDVHIWRVSKKLGFTKRNTQSIKTAMEITEYLKKIEPEDPLKYDFVLCHGDINSLI, via the coding sequence ATGGATAAAATAATAGATAAATTGGAAAGATTATATAATTCTTTTGACTTCCAATCTACTGTAGAGAGAGACCCTATAAGATTTCCTAAGAGATATAAAAATCCTTTAGACATAGAAATAGCAGGAATAATTGCCTCTTTTTTTGCCTATGGAAATATAAAATCTTTTTGTAATTTTCTTGAAGGACTTTTTAATATCATGGGACAGCATCCTTCAGAGTTTATATTAAATTTCAACCCTTCTTCTTTAATGAAAAAATTAGAGATTAAATACAGATTCAGTAGTGTTTATGATGTTGTTGCCTTTCTTTTCATTCTTAAAAAGTTGATTCAGCAGTCTCCAATAAAATCTCTGGAATATTATTTTCAATCGGACAGTCATATTCAAAAAATTTCTAACTTTGTTCAATCAGCATTTAAGGTAAATTTGAAACCTATATATGGAAAAAATATTAAAACCAAAGGATTACTTCACTTTTTCCCAGACCCATTGAAAGGAAGTCCCTGCAAGAGAATTAATCTTTTTCTCAGATGGATGGTAAGGAAAAGGGATATTGATTTTGCTCTATGGAATACAATTAAACCATCTGAACTTATTATTCCTCTTGATGTGCATATATGGAGAGTTTCAAAAAAATTGGGCTTTACCAAAAGAAACACTCAGAGTATAAAAACTGCTATGGAAATTACCGAATATTTAAAGAAAATAGAGCCAGAAGACCCATTAAAATATGACTTTGTTCTCTGTCACGGTGATATTAATTCGTTGATATGA
- the rimO gene encoding 30S ribosomal protein S12 methylthiotransferase RimO — translation MKNFTVITLGCPKNTVDSRHLIDALTKEGFYYVEEFKKADFVFINTCCFINDAKEESIDEILTAAKFKIDRKLIVFGCLSKRYGKELEKEIPEIDAVFGVDEKDKIIDYIKQFSKNSNFISQNFQYTVEPPSYRYIKIAEGCSRRCSFCIIPDVRGPFRSLNPEEILKEVENFVHSGIKEFILVAQDITQYGKDLKGYTLKRLLKDLCSIKGDFWIRLLYLYPSDIDENLIETIADEEKIVKYLDIPMQHSEERILRLMGRRGTKKEYLKKIKQIRQAIPEVTLRSTFIVGFPTETEEEFQRLVDFIEEVQFDRLGVFKYSKEEGTKAYSLKGQIPENVKNRRYNEIMARQAVISLEKNRALIGKKYEALIDYIDADIAIARLYCHAPEIDGVVILENTADLKAGEKVTILITEGYEYDVKGVIV, via the coding sequence ATGAAAAATTTTACAGTAATCACTCTCGGATGTCCCAAAAACACTGTAGACTCACGCCATTTAATTGATGCATTAACAAAAGAAGGATTTTATTATGTGGAGGAGTTTAAAAAAGCAGATTTTGTTTTCATAAATACCTGCTGTTTTATAAATGATGCAAAAGAAGAATCAATTGATGAAATTTTAACAGCAGCAAAGTTTAAAATTGACAGAAAACTTATTGTTTTTGGATGTCTTTCAAAAAGATATGGAAAAGAATTGGAAAAAGAGATACCTGAAATTGATGCAGTTTTCGGTGTTGACGAAAAGGATAAAATAATAGACTATATTAAACAATTCAGCAAAAACTCTAATTTTATATCTCAAAATTTTCAATATACTGTAGAACCACCAAGCTATAGATATATAAAAATTGCTGAGGGATGTAGCAGAAGATGCAGTTTCTGTATAATTCCAGATGTTCGTGGTCCTTTTAGAAGTTTAAATCCTGAAGAGATACTTAAAGAAGTAGAGAATTTTGTTCATTCAGGAATAAAAGAGTTTATTTTGGTTGCTCAGGATATCACACAGTATGGTAAAGATTTGAAAGGATATACTTTGAAAAGACTTCTTAAAGATTTATGTTCTATAAAAGGAGATTTCTGGATAAGGCTTCTTTATCTTTATCCATCTGATATTGATGAAAATTTAATAGAAACAATTGCTGATGAAGAAAAAATCGTCAAATATCTTGATATTCCTATGCAACACAGTGAAGAAAGAATTCTCCGATTAATGGGAAGGAGAGGAACAAAAAAGGAGTATCTAAAAAAGATAAAACAAATTAGACAAGCAATACCGGAAGTTACCTTAAGAAGCACTTTTATTGTTGGCTTTCCTACAGAAACAGAAGAAGAGTTTCAAAGACTTGTTGACTTTATAGAAGAAGTTCAGTTTGACAGGCTTGGAGTATTTAAATACTCAAAAGAGGAAGGAACTAAGGCTTATAGTTTAAAGGGACAGATTCCTGAAAATGTTAAAAATAGAAGATATAATGAGATTATGGCAAGACAGGCAGTTATATCTCTTGAAAAAAACCGAGCACTTATTGGGAAAAAATATGAGGCATTGATAGATTATATTGATGCTGATATTGCAATAGCAAGGCTTTATTGTCATGCTCCAGAAATAGATGGTGTGGTAATATTAGAAAATACAGCAGATTTGAAAGCAGGAGAAAAAGTAACTATACTTATAACTGAAGGCTATGAATACGATGTGAAAGGAGTTATTGTTTAG
- the lon gene encoding endopeptidase La: MDEIKKEDKEQTNEKQENKEIEIPEQLPILAVRDIVIFPYMIIPLFVGRDISVKAVEHSLNTNRLILLLTQKDFNIETPEPQDLYNIGTVCMIMRMLRLPDGRLKILVQGLSKAKALEFSQFEGFYLAKIEKIEDIQLKEFTLEHEALVRTVKEQLEKAISLGKNIPPDAMVIIENIDEPGRLADLIASNLGLKSSEAQQILEITDPFERLNKIREILNREIQLLTIQQKIKKEARDEIDKTQREYFLREQLKAIQKELGDIDEKAEEINEFRKKIEEAKMPQKVKEEAEKQLKRLERMHPEAAESAVVRTYLEWLTELPWSRSTEDRLDIKAAKEVLDKDHYDLEKVKERILEYLSVRKLKEKMKGPILCFIGPPGVGKTSLGRSIAKALGREFVRISLGGVRDEAEIRGHRRTYVGALPGRIIQGIRQAGTNNPVFMLDEIDKLGMDFRGDPSSALLEVLDPEQNNSFVDHYLAVPFDLSNVMFVCTGNIADTIPSALRDRMEIIYLSGYTEEEKLQIAKKYLIPKQLEEHGLNYSIMKISDKAIKYIITHYTREAGVRNLEREIANLCRKVAKFITEGKKKKFYITPQKVSKFIGAPKYLPEEELKKEEVGVATGLAWTEAGGDVIYVEATIMKGKGNLILTGQLGEVMKESAQAALSYVKSKAKELKIDEKLFSTMDLHIHVPAGAIPKDGPSAGITMASAIASVFTGKPLRKDVAMTGEITLRGRVLPIGGLKEKVLAAKRMGIKTVIIPKRNKKDLEELPKYVKEGMKFILAESMDQVLKHIFSKIKTKIDKKQVVTV, from the coding sequence ATGGATGAAATAAAAAAGGAAGATAAAGAACAAACCAATGAAAAACAAGAAAATAAAGAAATAGAAATACCAGAACAGCTTCCAATTCTGGCTGTAAGAGACATAGTTATTTTCCCTTACATGATAATTCCGCTATTTGTTGGAAGAGATATTTCTGTTAAAGCTGTTGAACATTCCTTAAATACTAACAGACTCATTCTTTTACTTACTCAGAAAGATTTCAATATAGAAACTCCCGAACCTCAAGACCTTTACAATATAGGGACAGTTTGCATGATTATGAGAATGCTGAGATTGCCTGATGGAAGGCTTAAAATACTTGTTCAAGGACTTTCAAAAGCAAAGGCATTAGAGTTTTCACAGTTTGAAGGTTTTTATCTTGCAAAAATAGAAAAAATTGAAGATATTCAACTAAAAGAATTTACTCTTGAACATGAAGCATTGGTAAGAACAGTAAAAGAGCAACTTGAAAAGGCAATTTCACTTGGGAAAAATATACCACCTGATGCAATGGTGATAATTGAAAATATTGATGAGCCGGGAAGGCTTGCTGACCTTATTGCTTCTAATCTCGGATTAAAAAGCTCTGAAGCACAGCAAATTCTTGAAATTACAGATCCTTTTGAAAGGTTAAATAAAATAAGAGAAATTCTTAATAGGGAAATTCAGTTGCTCACAATCCAGCAAAAAATTAAAAAAGAGGCAAGAGATGAAATAGATAAAACACAGAGAGAGTATTTTCTGAGAGAGCAGCTTAAAGCTATTCAGAAAGAGCTTGGAGACATTGATGAAAAAGCAGAAGAGATAAACGAATTTAGAAAAAAAATTGAAGAAGCAAAAATGCCTCAAAAAGTAAAAGAAGAAGCCGAAAAACAACTTAAAAGACTTGAAAGAATGCACCCTGAGGCAGCTGAATCAGCAGTTGTCAGAACATATCTTGAATGGTTGACTGAACTGCCATGGTCCCGTTCAACAGAAGATAGACTTGATATAAAAGCAGCTAAAGAAGTCCTCGACAAAGACCACTATGATCTTGAAAAAGTCAAAGAAAGAATACTTGAATATCTGAGTGTAAGAAAATTAAAGGAAAAAATGAAGGGACCAATTCTCTGCTTTATTGGTCCTCCAGGGGTTGGCAAAACCTCCTTAGGCCGCTCTATTGCAAAAGCTCTTGGTAGAGAATTTGTGAGAATATCTCTTGGAGGAGTAAGAGATGAAGCAGAAATTAGAGGACACAGAAGAACATATGTTGGAGCACTTCCTGGCAGAATAATTCAGGGTATAAGACAGGCAGGAACAAATAATCCTGTATTTATGCTTGATGAAATAGACAAACTTGGAATGGATTTCAGAGGTGATCCTTCTTCTGCACTTTTGGAAGTCCTTGACCCTGAGCAAAATAACAGTTTTGTTGACCATTACCTTGCTGTTCCATTTGATTTAAGCAATGTTATGTTTGTATGCACTGGTAATATTGCTGATACCATTCCTTCAGCTCTAAGAGATAGAATGGAAATAATATATCTTTCAGGATACACTGAAGAAGAAAAGCTTCAGATTGCAAAAAAATATCTAATTCCAAAACAACTTGAAGAACACGGGCTTAATTATTCAATTATGAAGATTAGCGATAAAGCCATAAAATATATAATTACTCATTACACAAGGGAAGCAGGAGTAAGAAATCTTGAAAGAGAAATAGCTAATCTATGTAGAAAAGTAGCTAAATTTATTACGGAGGGAAAAAAGAAAAAATTTTATATTACCCCCCAAAAAGTTTCTAAATTTATTGGTGCTCCTAAATATCTTCCAGAGGAAGAACTTAAAAAAGAAGAGGTCGGAGTTGCCACAGGTCTTGCTTGGACTGAAGCTGGCGGCGATGTAATATATGTTGAAGCAACTATCATGAAAGGGAAAGGAAATCTCATTCTTACGGGACAACTCGGTGAGGTTATGAAAGAGTCTGCACAAGCTGCTTTAAGCTATGTAAAATCAAAGGCTAAAGAACTAAAAATTGATGAAAAACTCTTCAGTACAATGGATTTACATATACATGTTCCTGCAGGTGCTATTCCTAAGGATGGTCCTTCAGCAGGAATAACAATGGCATCAGCAATTGCCTCTGTTTTCACAGGAAAACCTTTGAGAAAAGATGTTGCAATGACAGGAGAGATTACTTTAAGAGGAAGGGTTCTACCAATTGGAGGACTTAAAGAAAAAGTGCTTGCTGCAAAAAGAATGGGTATAAAAACAGTTATCATACCTAAAAGAAATAAAAAAGACCTTGAGGAATTACCGAAATATGTAAAGGAAGGAATGAAATTTATCCTTGCAGAATCAATGGATCAGGTTTTAAAACACATATTCTCAAAAATAAAAACAAAGATTGACAAAAAGCAAGTTGTAACTGTCTAA
- the thiL gene encoding thiamine-phosphate kinase, giving the protein MKKDELTLVKEIRDRFSLPEDIGIGIGDDAAVLNLKSSAILTTDLMIEDVHFELSYTSFYHLGFKIVSVNVSDIYAMGGDFKGFLFSAGVPETVSDQDFKELFDGIEDALKHYGGFLIGGDLSRSKNIVLSGFAVGEAEKPILRKGAQAGDLIFITSYLGLSSAGLNLLNNLSDDEKRFIKSIRNFKNCKEYPDRLLKFKGINEILERHLMPIARKPDKFKHIAKAMMDISDGLLIDLHRLCEENKVGAEIYLDQLPIHPAITKIADYLNIEPMNPILSGGEDYELLVISDRQDAKEFGLIPVGRIVEEKGIYLIDPQRGKIPTKPEGWQHFQ; this is encoded by the coding sequence ATGAAAAAAGATGAACTTACCCTTGTAAAAGAAATAAGAGATAGATTTTCATTGCCTGAAGATATTGGGATCGGAATAGGAGATGATGCAGCAGTTTTAAATCTTAAAAGTTCTGCGATTCTTACTACTGATTTAATGATTGAGGATGTTCATTTTGAGCTGAGCTATACATCTTTTTATCATCTTGGATTCAAGATTGTTTCTGTAAATGTGAGTGATATCTATGCAATGGGGGGAGATTTTAAGGGTTTTTTATTTTCTGCAGGAGTTCCAGAAACTGTATCGGACCAAGATTTTAAGGAATTATTTGATGGAATTGAAGATGCATTAAAACATTATGGTGGATTTTTAATTGGTGGTGACCTCTCAAGAAGTAAAAATATAGTTCTTTCAGGTTTTGCAGTTGGAGAGGCTGAAAAACCTATTTTAAGGAAAGGTGCACAGGCAGGCGATTTAATTTTCATAACGTCTTACCTTGGTCTTTCATCAGCTGGTTTAAATCTTCTAAACAATCTTTCTGATGATGAAAAAAGATTTATAAAATCAATTAGAAATTTCAAAAATTGCAAGGAATATCCTGATAGACTCTTAAAATTTAAGGGCATCAATGAAATTTTAGAGAGACACCTTATGCCTATTGCAAGAAAACCTGATAAATTCAAACATATTGCAAAGGCTATGATGGATATAAGTGATGGATTGCTTATTGATTTACATAGACTTTGTGAGGAAAATAAGGTTGGAGCAGAAATTTATTTAGATCAACTTCCTATTCATCCAGCGATTACAAAAATTGCAGATTATTTAAATATTGAACCTATGAACCCCATACTCTCTGGTGGTGAGGATTATGAGCTTCTTGTTATATCTGATAGGCAGGATGCTAAAGAGTTTGGTTTGATTCCTGTGGGGAGAATAGTTGAAGAAAAAGGTATATATCTGATAGATCCTCAGAGAGGCAAAATTCCTACAAAGCCAGAAGGTTGGCAGCATTTTCAATAA
- a CDS encoding S1/P1 nuclease: MREKLKYFIVFLILFFPISISHAWDCKTHAYIAKKAGIRIPEAACMPDIIRDENYDLLAPFHYHDASPDTVVTPEYIDKFGIKEAFLLVDGKNFRISVPHPAGVLYWKIVQIYEKMKSLDRTKPDNVLAYEYYLVSIAHYIGDLSQPLHNFPYGDSPASDGKMYEKEGYFNREYHIKFDEAFSHYLNTSADIHIKIDNAIKQIKLSSKEDLKKEISEIANSAIKIANKCYNENRLPNEEELIKQISWSISLLRAVIISTN; the protein is encoded by the coding sequence ATGAGAGAAAAATTAAAATATTTCATAGTTTTCCTCATCCTCTTTTTTCCTATTTCCATCTCCCATGCATGGGATTGTAAAACCCATGCCTATATTGCAAAAAAAGCTGGGATTAGAATTCCTGAGGCAGCATGTATGCCTGACATTATTAGAGATGAAAACTATGATTTGCTTGCACCTTTTCATTATCATGATGCTTCACCTGATACCGTAGTTACTCCTGAATATATAGATAAATTTGGTATCAAAGAGGCTTTTCTTTTAGTAGATGGTAAAAATTTTAGAATTTCAGTTCCTCATCCTGCAGGAGTGCTTTACTGGAAAATAGTTCAGATTTATGAAAAAATGAAATCTCTTGACAGAACAAAACCTGACAATGTTCTTGCTTATGAATACTATCTTGTTAGCATAGCCCATTATATAGGAGACCTTTCTCAGCCTCTTCATAATTTTCCTTATGGAGACTCACCTGCAAGTGATGGAAAAATGTATGAAAAGGAGGGCTATTTTAATAGGGAATATCATATAAAATTTGATGAAGCTTTTAGCCATTATTTAAATACATCCGCAGATATCCACATTAAAATAGATAATGCAATAAAACAGATAAAGTTAAGTTCCAAAGAAGATTTGAAAAAGGAAATCTCTGAGATAGCAAATTCAGCAATAAAAATAGCTAACAAATGCTATAATGAAAACAGATTGCCCAACGAAGAAGAACTTATAAAACAAATATCATGGTCTATTTCTCTGCTCAGGGCAGTTATCATATCAACGAATTAA
- a CDS encoding DUF465 domain-containing protein, whose translation MREEEIIEVLKRENEEFRKLYEEHRHLDSILDEMNKKPYLTPEEEVEKKRMQKEKLYKKDKMAEIIRQYKTKLSKEATK comes from the coding sequence ATGAGAGAAGAAGAAATCATTGAAGTTCTAAAAAGAGAAAATGAAGAATTTCGCAAGCTTTATGAAGAACACAGGCATCTTGATAGTATTCTTGATGAAATGAACAAAAAACCTTATTTAACTCCTGAAGAAGAAGTTGAGAAAAAAAGAATGCAGAAAGAGAAACTTTATAAGAAAGATAAAATGGCTGAAATCATAAGACAATACAAAACTAAGCTCTCAAAGGAGGCAACTAAGTGA
- the galU gene encoding UTP--glucose-1-phosphate uridylyltransferase GalU yields MIKKAVLPVAGLGTRFLPATKASPKEMLPIIDKPLIQYAVEEAVKAGIEEFLFITGKHKRAIEDHFDKAYELEERLKTAGKYELLDKINCFENLNFAYIRQKEPKGLGDAILCAKPFVKDEAFIVILSDDLIDPEYSILNEMMKIYEAKKAPVIALEEVPLSEVSRYGIVSGKTVNGYYIIDDLVEKPEASFSPSRLAIIGRYILTPQIFKYLENLQPGKSGEIQLTDALKSLLEETAIYGYILKGKRYDAGEKLGYLKTIVEFALKDREISSEFVKFLQEKLSNFYIN; encoded by the coding sequence ATGATTAAAAAGGCTGTCCTTCCTGTAGCAGGGCTTGGAACAAGATTTCTTCCCGCAACAAAGGCTTCACCGAAAGAAATGCTTCCTATAATAGATAAACCGCTTATTCAATATGCGGTTGAGGAAGCAGTAAAAGCAGGAATTGAAGAATTTTTATTTATCACAGGTAAACATAAAAGAGCTATTGAAGACCATTTTGACAAAGCTTATGAATTGGAAGAAAGACTCAAAACTGCTGGAAAGTATGAACTTTTAGACAAAATAAACTGTTTTGAAAATCTCAATTTTGCATATATTAGACAGAAAGAACCTAAAGGACTTGGAGATGCTATCCTCTGTGCTAAACCATTTGTCAAAGATGAAGCTTTTATAGTAATTCTCAGTGATGATTTAATAGACCCTGAATACTCTATTTTGAATGAAATGATGAAAATTTATGAAGCAAAAAAAGCTCCTGTAATAGCTCTTGAGGAAGTTCCTCTAAGTGAAGTTTCAAGATATGGCATAGTTTCTGGAAAAACAGTTAATGGTTATTACATTATTGACGACTTAGTAGAAAAGCCCGAAGCATCTTTTAGTCCTTCACGACTTGCAATAATTGGCAGATATATATTAACTCCTCAGATATTCAAATATCTTGAAAATCTTCAACCAGGTAAAAGCGGAGAAATTCAATTAACCGATGCTTTAAAATCGCTTTTAGAGGAAACTGCAATATATGGATATATTCTTAAGGGTAAAAGATACGATGCAGGAGAAAAGCTTGGCTATTTAAAAACAATAGTTGAATTTGCCTTGAAAGACAGGGAAATTTCTTCTGAGTTTGTAAAATTTCTACAGGAAAAACTCTCAAACTTTTACATCAACTAA